One window from the genome of Cottoperca gobio chromosome 15, fCotGob3.1, whole genome shotgun sequence encodes:
- the lhb gene encoding gonadotropin subunit beta-2 translates to MNMFFPGHQRPRCRIKTEEDTRLSTQLETQERIMAVQVRRATFPLMLSLFLGASSYIWPLAPAASFQLPPCQLINQTVSLEKEGCPKCHQVETTICSGHCITKDPVIKLPFNYVYQHVCTYRDLHYKTFELPDCPSGVDPTVTYPVALSCHCGRCTMDTSDCTFESLQPNFCMNDVPFYY, encoded by the exons ATGAACATGTTTTTCCCTGGACACCAGCGTCCTCGGTGCCGTATAAAGACTGAAGAGGACACTCGGCTCAGCACACAGCTGGAGACGCAAGAGAG GATCATGGCTGTACAGGTCAGGAGAGCGACGTTCCCCTTGATGTTGAGTTTGTTTTTGGGAGCCTCATCTTACATTTGGCCCCTGGCTCCTGCAG CGTCCTTCCAGCTGCCGCCCTGCCAGCTCATTAACCAGACGGTGTCTCTGGAAAAGGAAGGCTGTCCCAAGTGTCACCAAGTGGAAACAACCATCTGCAGTGGTCACTGCATCACCAAG GACCCGGTCATCAAGTTACCGTTCAACTACGTGTACCAGCACGTGTGCACGTACCGGGACTTACACTACAAGACATTTGAGCTTCCTGACTGTCCTTCCGGCGTGGACCCGACCGTCACCTACCCCGTGGCTTTGAGCTGCCACTGCGGCCGCTGCACCATGGACACATCTGACTGCACCTTCGAGAGCCTGCAGCCCAACTTCTGCATGAATGACGTACCCTTCTACTACTAG
- the LOC115019848 gene encoding cytochrome c oxidase assembly protein COX20, mitochondrial-like translates to MRGNQYGLLHDSFSRGKFSVNFTQEDKHSGAMAGEEQESKNKGFRLLGILDVQNTPCAREAVLHGAGGSLAAGLLHFIATSRVKRSFDVGFAGFMLTTVGSWLYCRMNNAKLRVQQRMIQDGIKNKVVYEGTALDPTIKPGAETPPGPS, encoded by the exons ATGCGCGGAAACCAATATGGTTTGTTACATGACAGTTTTTCTCGAGGTAAATTCAGTGTAAACTTTACACAAGAAGACAAGCACAGTGGTGCAATGGCAGGAGAAGAGCAGGAGAGCAAGAACAAG GGTTTCAGGCTGCTGGGGATTCTAGATGTCCAGAACACTCCGTGTGCCAGAGAAGCCGTCCTGCACGGAGCCGGGGGCTCACTGGCTGCGGGCCTGCTGCACTTTATAGCCACGA GTCGGGTGAAGAGGTCTTTTGACGTGGGATTTGCAGGCTTCATGCTCACCACTGTTGGGTCCTG GTTGTACTGCAGGATGAACAACGCTAAGCTTCGTGTGCAGCAGAGGATGATCCAGGATGGCATCAAGAACAAGGTCGTGTACGAGGGGACCGCTCTCGACCCCACAATCAAACCTGGAGCAGAAACTCCCCCGGGGCCCTCGTGA